A region from the Benincasa hispida cultivar B227 chromosome 10, ASM972705v1, whole genome shotgun sequence genome encodes:
- the LOC120088994 gene encoding protein PXR1-like → MEEEVAVVADETVKDGVVVENYQEPPRKEDEEISIKQREEEEITVEEAREAEVTLVTPDIAMEEVAGGVQPAEAEKEDKKKRAEVEKEEKKREKQPAEAEKKDKNKKKSKGKKAGKAESSHHHKARKNKEKKDDDEDEEAKKKRKKKEKEERKLRRREKMRLREEEEARQRALSPEKYGESTSIREDRGKRRN, encoded by the exons ATGGAGGAGGAGGTGGCAGTAGTGGCAGATGAAACAGTAaaggatggagtagtggtgg AAAATTATCAAGAGCCTCCAAGAAAAGAAGACGAGGAAATTTCGATcaagcaaagagaagaagaagagatcacAGTCGAGGAGGCCAGAGAAGCGGAGGTTACATTGGTGACCCCTGACATTGCGATGGAGGAGGTTGCAGGGGGTGTGCAGCCAGCAGAGGCCGAGAAGGAAGATAAGAAGAAGCGAGCAGAGGTcgagaaggaagagaagaagagagagaagcaGCCAGCAGAGGCTGAGAAGAAAGataagaacaagaagaagagcAAGGGAAAGAAGGCTGGAAAGGCGGAGTCTTCACATCATCACAAGGCAAGaaagaataaagagaaaaaggatgatgatgaagacgAAGAGGCcaagaaaaagaggaagaagaaggagaaagaggagAGAAAATTACGCCGACGTGAAAAAATGCGcctaagagaagaagaagaagcaagacAGAGGGCTCTGAGCCCTGAGAAgtatggagaatcaacctccatAAGAGAGGATAGGGGGAAACGACGAAACTGA